Genomic DNA from Oncorhynchus clarkii lewisi isolate Uvic-CL-2024 chromosome 5, UVic_Ocla_1.0, whole genome shotgun sequence:
TAGCTTGTCTGTTAGGCAGATACTGTTACtagctaacagacagacaggctaaaATCAGCAGATGTCAGTTTGGTAGATTATATAAAACATTTTGCTggtgaactagctagctaacctagcAATCATTATATTTTTGACTGAAAACGACGATGTTTAGCTGCGGCTATGTTCTGTCCTTGACATCAGTTTAACGTTAGCATAATTGGGTCCCTGACTCCCAAGACAAATCATCTTTTGCCGTATATACCCATGTAACATAACGTTATTGTCCAGTGTCACTAGCAAACCAACTAGCTACCTACCAACAACTGCTGAAAGGATGGTCACGTAGCTAGCAAGCCAAATCTGTATTTGCAATGTCATTCTCTGTCGCAATCCCATTtttggctagctagccagcaagctCAACTGTCAATCTGCATTGAGTATGTTTTGCAGTGTTTGTAAGCTAGCTATCTACTAGTCCTGTTACTGaaataaatatacactgagtgtacaacatgCTCATTCTATGACATAGCCTGACAggcgaaagctatgatcccttattgatgtaacttgtcaaatccacttcaatcagtgtacatgaaggggaggagacatgttaaggaaggatttttaacccttgaaacaattgagattgtgtatgtgtgacattcagagggtgaatgggcaagacaaaagatttaagagcCTTCGAAAGGGGTATGTTAGTACGTGCCAGgttcaccggtttgtgtcaagaactgcaacgctgctgggtttttcacgctcaatagttttctgtgtatcaagaatggtccaccacccaaagaacatccagccaatttaacacaactgtgggaagcattggagtcaacatggaccagcgtccctgtggaatgctttcgacaccttgtagagtccatgtcccaacaaattgaggctgttctgagggcaaaagggagtggtgcaactcaatattaggaatgtgttcatTAATGATTCCttgttcaagtgtgtgtgtgagagccatGTAACAAGGTGTTCTGAATCAGATGCACTTTTATATTTCAGCTACTCTCACATACGACACCCTTGGCTTTGGAGAGTTTGACGATTTTCCAGAGACCTCAGAGCCAGTGTGGATCTTGGGGAAAGAATTCAATGCACTCACAGGTACTGAAGACATGGGATCATGAAACGGGTGTACTGTTGCCCCAGTATATGTGTGTTAGAGATGTCGACGATGGTGACAGTAGACTGCCCCAGTATATGTGTGTTAGAGATGTCGACGATGGTGACAGTAGACTGCCCCAGTATATGTGTGTTAGAGATGTCGACGATGGTGACAGTAGACTGCCCCAGTATATGTGTGTTAGAGATGTCGACGATGGTGACAGTAGACTGCCCCAGTATATGTGTGTTAGAGATGTCGACGATGGTGGCAGTAGACTGCCCCAGTATATGTGTGTTAGAGATGGTGACAGTAGACTGCCCCAGTATATGTGTGTTAGAGATGTCGACGATGGTGACAGTAGACTGCCCCAGTATATGTGTGTTAGAGATGTCGACGATGGTGACAGTAGACTGTATATAAAGACCTACTGTAAGCAGCAGACTGTATATAAAGACCTACTGTAAGCAGCAGACTGTATATAAAGACCTACTGTAAGCAGCAGACTGTATACAAAGACCTACTGTAAGCAGCAGACTGTATACAAAGACCTACTGTAAGCAGACTGTATACAAAGACCTACTGTAAGCAGCAGACTGTATATAAAGACCTACTGTAAGCAGCAGACTGTATATAAAGACCTACTGTAAGCAGCAGACTGTATATAAAGACCTACTGTAAGCAGCAGACTGTATATAAAGACCTACTGTAAGCAGCAGACTGTATATAAAGACCTACTATAAGCAGCAGACTGTATATAAAGACCTACTGTAAGCAGCAGACTGTATATAAAGACCTACTGTAAGCAGCAGACTGTATATAAAGACCTACTGTAAGCAGACTGTATATAAAGACCTACTGTAAGCAGCAGACTGTATATAAAGACCTACTGTAAGCAGCAGACTGTATATAAAGGCCTACTGTAAGCAGCAGACTGTATATAAAGACCTACTGTAAGCAGCAGACTGTATATAAAGACCTACTGTAAGCAGCAGACTGTATATAAAGACCTACTGTAAGCAGCAGACTGTATATAAAGACCTACTGTAAGCAGCAGACTGTATATAAAGACCTACTGTAAGCAGACTGTATATAAAGACTTACTGTAAGCAGCAGACTGTATATAAAGACCTACTGTAAGCAGCAGACTGTACATAAAGACCTACTGTAAGCAGCAGACTGTATATAAAGACCTACTATAAGCAGCAGACTGTATATAAAGACCTACTGTAAGCAGACTGTATATAAAGACCTACTGTAAGCAGCAGACTGTATATAAAGACCTACTGTAAGCAGCAGACTGTACATAAAGACCTACTGTAAGCAGCAGACTGTATATAAAGACCTACTGTAAGCAGCAGAAGGCATGCTTCTTAGCTAACTCATTGTCTTTGCTTATCCAGAAAAGGAAGACATTCTTTCACATGTCACTTCACGACTATGGTTCACCTACAGAAAAAACTTCCCGCCCATTGGTGAGTAGCCTAAACCTACTGTAGCAGGCCACAGAATAAACCCTAGGACATTACTAATACGCCTACAGTACCATAGCACTTTGATTGTATACGCCAATAAGATTAGCCTATGAGGTGCAGATTGTTTCAATGTGTTCCAGGAGGGACAGGGCCTACGTCCGACACAGGCTGGGGCTGCATGCTGCGATGTGGACAGATGATTCTAGGCGAGGCCCTGGTCCGCAGGCATCTAGGCCGAGGTATGAATGACTGCTTTTCTAAATCCTGTGCCGTAATCTGTTCCCTGAAGCATACAGCTCGTTTTATTGTGTGTACCCTTCAACATTTAACTTCTGTTATTCAGTAGTGTCAAATGTACTTCACAAGTATCAAATGTACTTCACAAGTATCAAATGTACTTCACCAAATAATCTCTGGCGCTGTTGTGATACAAATCTCTTATTGCACTTGTACTATGTGTGTTCTGTACAAAGGGGTTTCAACCAGCCATTGATAATGGTGTGTTTGTTAAGCAGACTGGAGATGGGTGAGGAGCCAGTCTCAGAGAGAAGACTACATCGGTATCCTCAACGCCTTCCTTGACAAGAAAGACGGCTACTATTCTTTACATCAAATCGGTGAATACTGACTTGTAAATCTTATACGACGATGCACGTCTTGAGACAGTCATACTTTATATTCAGAAAGGAATGGGTAGTATTTCTGACAACAATAGCATTATACTATATTTACTATGATGAAATCAGTGGCATAACAACATCTGTCTTTATTAGGATAAGACATCTGTGTACTGCAGCCTATGATGACATCTTTATTAGGATAAGACATCTGTGTACTGCAGCCTATGATGACATCATTATTAGGATGTCACTAACATCAGTTGTCTGTGTACTGCAGCCCAGATGACATCATTATTAGGATGTCACTAACATCAGTTGTCTGTGTACTACAGCCCAGATGACATCATTATTAGGATGTCACTAACATCAGTTGTCTGTGTACTGCAGCCCAGATGACATCATTATTAGGATGGCACTAACATCAGTTGTCTGTGTACTACAGCCCAGATGACATCATTATTAGGATGTCACTAACATCAGTTGTCTGTGTACTGCAGCCCAGATTACATCATTATTAGGATGGCACTAACATCAGTTGTCTGTGTACTACAGCCCAGATTACATCATTATTAGGATGGCACTAATGTCAGTTGTCTGTGTACTGCAGCCCAGATGACATCATTATTAGGATGGCACTAACATCAGTTGTCTGTGTACTGCAGCCCAGATTACATCATTATTAGGATGGCACTAACGTCAGTTGTCTGTGTACTGCAGCCCAGATTACATCATTATTAGGATGGCACTAACATCAGTTGTCTGTGTACTGCAGCCCAGATGACATCATTATTAGGATGGCACTAACATCAGTTGTCTGTGTACTGCAGACCAGATGACATCATTATTAGGATGGCACTAACATCAGTTGTCTGTGTACTGCAGCCCAGATGACATCATTATTAGGATGGCACTAACATCAGTTGTCTGTGTACTGCAGCCCAGATGACATCATTATTAGGATGGCACTAACATCAGTTGTCTGTGTACTGCAGCCCAGATGGGAGTCGGGGAGGGGAAGTCTATAGGCCAGTGGTATGGACCGAACACAGTGGCACAGGTACTGAAGTAAGTACAGTCTCCAGTCTAGATAATGACCGACTCTGTGGTACAGATGATGACTgcacctagcctggtcccagatctctgtgTGTGCTCTTGCCAATATCCATTGCTGTCATTGTAAAGCCAGACATTGGCATtttagcacaaacagactggcactcaggctatgGCTGCACAGTGTGTGATACAGATGATGACTGCTACACTGTGTTGAATATCACCCGTCTTGCCCCTCAGGAAACTAGCTGTGTTTGACTCGTGGAGTCGCCTGGCTGTACACGTTGCTATGGACAACACTGTGGTGATCGAAGAGATCAGTGAGTAGTGAACACAGTCATGGTACTACAGGATTAACACAGGGCCTCGTCAATCTATAGAACATACATGGTGAAAGAGGAGGGGCCATCAACTGTTAGTCCTACTCATACATGGTTAGAGGGGCCATCAACTGTTAGTCCTACTCATACATGGTTAAAGAGGAGGGGCCATCAACTGTTAGTCCCACTCATACATGGTTAAAGAGGAGGGGCCATCAACTGTTAGTCCTACTCATACATGGTTAGAGGGGCCATCAACTGTTAGTCCCACTCATACATGGTTAAAGAGGGGCCATCAACTGTTAGTCCCACTCATACATGGTTAAAGAGGAGGGGCCATCAACTGTTAGTCCTACTCATACATGGTTAAAGAGGAGGGGCCATCAACTGTTAGTCCTACTCATACATGGTTAAAGAGGGGCCATCAACTGTTAGTCCTACTCATACATGGATAAAGAGGAGGGGCCATCAACTGTTAGTCCTACTCATATATGGTTAAAGAGGAGGGGCCATCAACTGTTAGCCCTACTCATATATGGTTAAAGAGGAGGGGCCATCAACTGTTAGTCCTACTCATACATGGATAAAGAGGAGGGGCCATCAACTGTTAGTCCTACTCATACATGATTAAAGAGGAGGGGCCATCAACTGTTAGTCCTACTCATACATGATTAAAGAGGAGGGGCCATCAACTGTTAGTCCTACTCATACATGGTTAAAGAGGGGCCATCAACTGTTAGTCCTACTCATACATGATTAAAGAGGAGGGGCCATCAACTGTTAGTCCTACTCATACATGGTTAAAGAGGAGGGGCCATCAACTGTTAGTCCTACTCATACATGGTTAAAGAGGAGGGGCCATCAACTGTTAGTCCTACTCATACATGGTTAAAGAGGAGGGGCCATCAACTGTTAGTCCTACTCATACATGGTTAAAGAGGGGCCATCAACTGTTAGTCCCACTCATACATGGTTAAAGAGGAGGGGCCATCAACTGTTAGTCCTACTCATACATGGTTAAAGAGGAGGGGCCATCAACTGTTAGTCCTACTCATACATGGTTAAAGAGGAGGGGCCATCAACTGTTAGTCCTACTCATACATGGTTAAAGAGGAGGGGCCATCAACTGTTAGTCCTACTCATACATGGTTAAAGAGGAGGGGCCATCAACTGTTAGTCCTACTCATACATGGATAAAGAGGGGCCATCAACTGTTAGTCCTACTCATACATGGTTAAAGAGGAGGGGCCATCAACTGTTAGTCCTACTCATACATGGTTAAAGAGGAGGGGCCATCAACTGTTAGTCCTACTCATACATGGATAAAGAGGAGGGGCCATCAACTGTTAGTCCTACTCATACATGATTAAAGAGGAGGGGCCATCAACTGTTAGTCCTACTCATACATGATTAAAGAGGAGGGGCCATCAACTGTTAGTCCTACTCATACATGGTTAAAGAGGGGCCATCAACTGTTAGTCCTACTCATACATGATTAAAGAGGAGGGGCCATCAACTGTTAGTCCTACTCATACATGGTTAAAGAGGAGGGGCCATCAACTGTTAGTCCTACTCATACATGGTTAAAGAGGAGGGGCCATCAACTGTTAGTCCTACTCATACATGGTTAAAGAGGAGGGGCCATCAACTGTTAGTCCTACTCATACATGGTTAAAGAGGGGCCATCAACTGTTAGTCCCACTCATACATGGTTAAAGAGGAGGGGCCATCAACTGTTAGTCCTACTCATACATGGTTAAAGAGGAGGGGCCATCAACTGTTAGTCCTACTCATACATGGTTAAAGAGGAGGGGCCATCAACTGTTAGTCCTACTCATACATGGTTAAAGAGGAGGGGCCATCAACTGTTAGTCCTACTCATACATGGATAAAGAGGGGCCATCAACTGTTAGTCCTACTCATACATGGTTAAAGAGGAGGGGCCATCAACTGTTAGTCCTACTCATACATGGATAAAGAGGGGCCATCAATTGTTAGTCCTACTCATACATGGTTAAAGAGGAGGGGCCATCAACTGTTAGTCCTACTCATACATGGTTAAAGAGGAGGGGCCATCAACTGTTAGTCCTACTCATACATGGTTAAAGAGGAGGGGCCATCAACTGTTAGTCCTACTCATACATGGATAAAGAGGGGCCATCAACTGTTAGTCCTACTCATACATGGTTAAAGAGAAGGGGCCATCAACTGTTAGTCCTACTCATACATGGTTAAAGAGGGGCCATCAACTGTTAGTCCTACTCATATATGGTTAAAGAGGGGCCATCAACTGTTAGTCCTACTCATATATGGTTAAAGAGGGGCCATCAACTGTTAGTCCTACTCATACATGGATAAAGAGGGGCCATCAACTGTTAGTCCTACTCATGTTAGCATTCATCCAGTTCTGTATTGCGTGAAGTCCAGAATACCCAAGCCAAGGGCTTTTATGGACCAATCTCTGCCATAATAGTAGATGGGAACAGGCTATTGAGATGAGTGAGCTAGACTCTAATTCAAGCTGACCTCCTGTCCTGTTCCCCAGAGTGGTTGTGTATGTATAGACGTGTACAGgcacttcggaaagtattccgatcTCTTGACTTTTTCTCCGTTTtgttttacattacagccttattctaaaattgattgaatatatttttttccctcatcaatcaacacacaataccccataatgataaagcgaaaacaggtttttagaaattttagcaaatgtatatttaaaaaatggtgACCAACAAcccctgatggtcactctgacagagcgcctgagttcctctgtggagatggttgtccttttggaaggttctcccatctctgcagcactccaccaatcaggccagacagaagccactcctcagtaaaagacacatgacagccagcttggagtttgctaaaaggcacctaaaggactctcagaccttgagaaacaagattctctggtctgatgaaaccaatattgaactctttggcctgaatgccaagcgtcacgtctggaggaaacctggctccatccctacggtgaagcatggtggtggcagcatcctgctatgaggatgtttttcagcaacagggactgggagactagtcaggattgaggcaaagatgaacggagcaaagtacagaaagatccttgatgaaaacctgctataaagcgctcagaacctcagactggggcgaaggttcaagttccagcaggacaacgaccctaagcgcacagccaagacaatgcaggagtggacaagtttctgaatgtcctctgaatgtccttgagtggctcagccagagcccggaccccgatctaacatctctggagacctgaaaatagctgtgcagcgacactccccatccaacctgacagagcttgagaggatctgcagagaagaatgggagaaactccccaaatacagatgtgccaagcttgtagcgtcatacccaagaagactcaaggctgtaatcgctgccaaaggtgcttcatcaaagttctgagtaaagggtctgaatacttatgaaaatttgatttttcagtttattttaaataaattagccgggggaagaaaaaaaacggtgtttttgctttttcattgaggtattgtgtagattgatgagggaaaaaatatatttaatccttttttagaataaggctgtaatgtaacaaaatgtggaaaaagtcaaggggtctgaatactttcccgaaggcactgtttGAAACGTTGCTGTTCTCCCCAGAGCGGTTGTGTATGCCCTGGCTGGACTATGGTGGAGCAGCGTGTGTGGATCTCCAGGGGGGTATGTCAGAGCGTAACGGCTGCCTGGAGGGGGCCTGCGCCCTGGCTGAGGAAGAGACCGCTCTCTGGAACCCCCTGCTCCTCCTCATTCCTCTCAGGCTGGGCCTAAGCGATATCAACGAGGCCTACATCGAGACCCTGAAGGTGGGCCAGAGAGAAATAGCTTGGTCCCAGATCTTGTTTGTGCTGTCTTACCAACTCCTACGGTTGTTGTTGTGCCATGAGAGTTGGCTATATAACACAAACTTATCTGGGGCCAGGCTAATAATCACCAACAAAACTAAAGTGTAATGATATTTTTTACGTGTATACAGCCAGGTCCAATTCTGTcccctctttctgtgtctcttgTTCACAGCAGTGCTTCCAGCTGCCCCAGTCCCTGGGTGTCATCGGAGGGAAACCCAACAGTGCCCATTACTTTATAGGCTATGTTGGTATGTCCTGTACACTAACATTACTTCATAGGCTATGTCCTGTACACTAACATTACATCATAGGCTATGTCCTGTACACTAACATTACTTCATAGGCTATGTCCTGTACACTAACATTACTTCATAGGCTATGTTGATATGTCCTGTACACTAACATTACTTCATAGGCTATGTCCTGTACACTAACATTACTTCATAGGCTATGTTGATATGTCCTGTACACTAACATTACTTCATAGGCTATGTCCTGTACACTAACATTACTGCATAGGCTATGTTGATATGTCCTGTACACTAACATTAATTCATAGGCTATGTTGGTATGTCCTGTACACTAACATTACTTCATAGGCTATGTTGATATGTCCTGTACACTAACATTACTTCATAGGCTATGTTGATATGTCCTGTACACTAACATTACTTCATAGGCTATGTTGGTATGTCCTGTACACTATCCAGTCTATGGTCTCTAGTTATTTATATCCAGTCTATGGTCTCCTCTAGTTATTTATATCCAGTATATGGTCTCCTCTAGTTATTTATATCCAGTCTATGGTCTCCTCTAGTTATTTATATCCAGTATATGGTCTCCTCTAGTTATTTATATCCAGTATATGGTCTCCTCTAGTTATTTATATCCAGTCTATGGTCTCCTCTagttatttacagtgccttgcgaaagtattcggcccgcttgaactttgcgaccttttgccacatttcatgcttcaaacataaagatataaaactgtatttttttgtgaagaatcaacaacaagtgggacacaatcatgaagtggaacgacatttattggatatttcaaacttttttaacaaagaaaaattgggcgtgcaaaattattcagcccccttaagttaatactttgtagcgccaccttttgctgcgattacagctgtaagtcgcttggggtatgtctctatcagttttgcacatcgagagactgacattttttcccattcctccttgcaaaacagctcgagctcagtgaggttggatggagagcatttgtgaacagcagttttcagttctttccacagattctcgattggattcaggtctggactttgacttggccattctaacacctggatatgtatattttttaaccattccattgtagattttgctttatgttttggattgtcaaagttgtcttgttggaagacaaatctttgTCCCAGTCTCAgctcttttgcagactccatcaggttttcttccagaatggtcctgtatttggctccatccatcttcccatcaattttaaccatcttccctgtccctgctgaagaaaagcaggcccaaaccatgatgctgccaccaccatgtttgacagtggggatggtgtgttcagggtgatgatctgtgttgcttttacaccaaacataacgtcttgcattgttgccaaaaagttcaattttggtttcatctgaccagagcaccttcttccacatgtttggtgtgtctcccaggtggcttgtggcaaactttaaatgacactttttatggatatctttaagaaatggctttcttcttgccactcttccataaaggccagatttgtgcaacatacgactgattgttgtcctatggacagagtctcccacctcagctgtagatctctgcagttcatccagagtgatcatgggcctcttggctgcatctctgatcagtcttctccttgtatgagctgaaagtttagagggacggccaggtcttggtagatttgcagtggtctgatactccttccatttcaatattatcgcttgcacagtgctccttgggatgtttaaagcttgggaaatctttttgtatccaaatccggctttaaacttcttcacaacagtatctcggacctgcctgatgtgttccttgttcttcatgatgctctctgcgcttttgacggacctctgagactatcacagtgcaggtgcatttatacggagacttgattacacacaggtggattgtatttatcatccttagtcatttaggtcaacattggatcattcagagatcctcactgaacttctggagagagtttgctgcactgaaagtaaaggggctgaataattttgcacgcccaatttttcagtttttgatttgttaaaaaagtttgaaatatccaataaatgtcgttccacttcatgattgtgtcccacttgttgttgattcttcacaaaaaaaatacagttttatatctttatgtttgaagcctgaaatgtggcaaaaggtcgcaaagttcaagggggccgaatactttcgcaaggcactgtatatccagtCTATGGTCTCCTCTAGTTATTTATATCCAGTCTATGGTCTCCTCTAGTTAAAATAGATACTTCATGCTTTGCACTATTGCGACCCTCTGCTCACTAGGAGCTAAAAGTCGAGCTTCAATGACTCTGTTGAATGGTCTCGTTCTGCTAAGTAGAGCTTGTTGTCCTGCATCTGGCCCCCCCCAGGAGAAGAGCTGATCTACCTGGACCCCCACACCACCCAGCCTGCAGTAGAGCCCTGTGAGGACAGCCAGGTCCCAGACGACAGTTACCACTGTCAGCACCCGCCATGCCGCATGCACATCTGTGAAATAGACCCCTCCATCGCAGTGGTAAGAGAACCAGAGACTTAGGGCTATGAGGTCAAAGGTAGAGCAATACTTCAGCTTGCTTACACTTTTCCCAAGCAGCAGGTATATCTTAAATATTGTTTTGCTGAGCACTATTTGAAGTGAATTGACTCAACGTTGCCTCTCTACGTTGTGATTTCAGTTCTAGACATTAGTGTTTTGTTTTGCTGAGCACTATTTGAAGTGAATTGACTCAACGTTGCCTCTCTACGTTGTGATTTCAGTTCTAGACattagtgttttgttttgttgacacaGTAAATCAGATGTTTGTCCTTTTTTTCTGACCCCACAGGGTTTCTTCTGCAGAACGGAGGACGACTTTGACGACTGGTGTATGCGCTTCCGAAAGGTACTGTACGATGTTTCATCAAAGGGATACAAATATAGGAGGTTTTCAATTCACCTCGGCACTAAACCTCTTTTCAGAACCGTTAGGGGTGTCAGTTGTCCCCGCTGAAAAAAAAGAGTTATTTTTAACCTGAAATGGGTCAACCTGGTTAAATTACTGTTACTTCATCGGGGCAGTGGTTTTGTTGTGGTTCAGTGAGTCAGGTCCTGCGAGCATCGACTCCTCGCAATTCTCCCAGGGTGAACTAATCATTATTTTTCTGCCCTGTCTTTCTTCAGTTGTCCCACACTAGAGCAGGCCTGCCCATGTTTGAACTGATAGACTGTCAACCATCTCACTTCGCCTGTTCTGTAGATGTACTCAACCTCAACCCTGGTAAACATCAAGACACTTGACCTACATTCTCTCGACctgtacggggggggggggggggtcgaggaAGGGATATTGTGATTTAGCTCTCTTTACAGATTGAGGCTGGGATTCAGTCAGAGGTGCGTTGTCAACAAGCGCCCTTTAAAGGCAATTATCCCTGCAGACGTCAGGTCAAGTGTGAATGACCTTTAAATGCCAAGCGCTGTGTGCTCATCTACAACACGCCTTTGATCGAATCCTCGCCTAAATCTGGGTAGGACAATGAAGTGATTTAATGTGTT
This window encodes:
- the LOC139409572 gene encoding cysteine protease ATG4B isoform X1; this encodes MHFYISATLTYDTLGFGEFDDFPETSEPVWILGKEFNALTEKEDILSHVTSRLWFTYRKNFPPIGGTGPTSDTGWGCMLRCGQMILGEALVRRHLGRDWRWVRSQSQREDYIGILNAFLDKKDGYYSLHQIAQMGVGEGKSIGQWYGPNTVAQVLKKLAVFDSWSRLAVHVAMDNTVVIEEIKRLCMPWLDYGGAACVDLQGGMSERNGCLEGACALAEEETALWNPLLLLIPLRLGLSDINEAYIETLKQCFQLPQSLGVIGGKPNSAHYFIGYVGEELIYLDPHTTQPAVEPCEDSQVPDDSYHCQHPPCRMHICEIDPSIAVGFFCRTEDDFDDWCMRFRKLSHTRAGLPMFELIDCQPSHFACSVDVLNLNPDFSDSDRLERFFDSEDEEFEILSL
- the LOC139409572 gene encoding cysteine protease ATG4B isoform X2, with amino-acid sequence MDAATLTYDTLGFGEFDDFPETSEPVWILGKEFNALTEKEDILSHVTSRLWFTYRKNFPPIGGTGPTSDTGWGCMLRCGQMILGEALVRRHLGRDWRWVRSQSQREDYIGILNAFLDKKDGYYSLHQIAQMGVGEGKSIGQWYGPNTVAQVLKKLAVFDSWSRLAVHVAMDNTVVIEEIKRLCMPWLDYGGAACVDLQGGMSERNGCLEGACALAEEETALWNPLLLLIPLRLGLSDINEAYIETLKQCFQLPQSLGVIGGKPNSAHYFIGYVGEELIYLDPHTTQPAVEPCEDSQVPDDSYHCQHPPCRMHICEIDPSIAVGFFCRTEDDFDDWCMRFRKLSHTRAGLPMFELIDCQPSHFACSVDVLNLNPDFSDSDRLERFFDSEDEEFEILSL